A DNA window from Acidimicrobiia bacterium contains the following coding sequences:
- a CDS encoding NAD-dependent epimerase/dehydratase family protein codes for MTDNSRRILVTGASGGFGSALLQRLARRPDAEVVALDVVEPTTVPAGVEFHAGDVRDVEAMARAMKDCDVTVHLAWVVRPIKDIARARSIDIGGTSAVLDAMERTGCERLVFAASVTAYGIHDDHPERWTEDEPIDPGQAFTYGAHKAQAEVLIARSGVDALLPRAAVVVGRHTDNAVRSVYSTPLLATSRTGESLLQAVHHDDVGRFYEEACFSDRTGPVNLAAPDVLSMDEAGELLGKRVVRASESALRRVTGALWSVGLGTVDPAGADLIRYLPLADTTKLRDEWGFTPEYSTADALLDFRDAIRGRVALGKLEFAWRSRRGARA; via the coding sequence GTGACCGACAACTCCCGACGCATCCTCGTGACGGGAGCATCCGGCGGATTCGGATCGGCGCTGTTGCAGCGTCTCGCCCGCCGCCCGGATGCGGAGGTCGTGGCGCTGGACGTCGTCGAACCGACGACGGTGCCGGCCGGTGTCGAGTTCCACGCCGGCGACGTGCGCGACGTCGAGGCCATGGCGCGTGCCATGAAGGACTGCGACGTCACGGTGCACCTGGCCTGGGTGGTGCGCCCCATCAAGGACATCGCGCGGGCCCGCTCCATCGACATCGGTGGGACGTCGGCTGTTCTCGACGCCATGGAGCGCACGGGCTGCGAGCGACTCGTCTTCGCCGCGTCCGTGACCGCCTACGGGATCCACGACGACCATCCGGAGCGCTGGACGGAGGACGAGCCCATCGACCCCGGTCAGGCGTTCACCTACGGCGCTCACAAGGCCCAGGCCGAAGTACTCATCGCCCGGTCGGGTGTCGACGCCCTGTTGCCGCGTGCGGCGGTGGTCGTGGGTCGCCACACCGACAACGCCGTGCGCTCGGTCTACAGCACGCCGCTCCTGGCCACGTCCCGGACTGGCGAGTCGCTCCTGCAGGCTGTGCACCACGACGACGTCGGGCGTTTCTACGAGGAGGCCTGCTTCTCCGATCGCACCGGCCCCGTCAATCTGGCTGCTCCCGACGTGTTGTCCATGGACGAAGCGGGTGAGCTCCTCGGCAAGCGTGTCGTGCGGGCCTCCGAAAGCGCGCTGCGCCGGGTGACGGGTGCCCTGTGGTCCGTCGGATTGGGGACGGTCGATCCCGCCGGCGCCGATCTGATCCGGTATCTGCCCTTGGCGGACACGACGAAGCTGCGCGACGAGTGGGGCTTCACCCCGGAGTACTCGACCGCCGACGCGCTCCTCGACTTTCGCGACGCGATCCGCGGTCGGGTGGCCCTCGGGAAGCTGGAGTTCGCATGGCGGAGCCGACGCGGGGCCCGGGCATGA
- a CDS encoding thiolase family protein, with the protein MLGNGRTGGGVALVGSAWTPVTKDSGRDEGDLALEACLLAIRDAGLEPDDVDGIATYPGGMVSSVSSTHVLMGLGMTKVRWYCDADGNGPAASTAVVEAALAVAAGACDVAVAFRSYTRPKAHGAGAAPPSITLPPDIAFKVPYGGAMASQWVAMYAQAHMHEFGTTPEHLGTIAVNTRDFASRNHRAIMREPITIDDYLSSPIVSDPFRLLDCDYPVDAAVAVVLTTPERAADMPHRPVAIRSLSVAPGPRPDWDQAPSLVEMSAAYAARDMWAHAGDISPADVDVVELYDGFTFLALSWLEALGFCELGEGGPFVASGATAAGGELPMNTHGGNLSEGRTHGMGQIAEAVRQLQGRCGDRQVEGAEVAVVSGGGGPIAGCLLLQS; encoded by the coding sequence ATGCTGGGCAACGGGAGAACCGGGGGCGGGGTGGCGCTCGTCGGATCGGCATGGACACCGGTGACGAAGGACTCGGGCCGCGACGAGGGCGACCTGGCCCTCGAGGCCTGTCTCCTGGCGATCCGTGACGCCGGTCTGGAACCCGACGACGTCGACGGCATCGCCACGTATCCGGGCGGGATGGTGAGCTCGGTGTCGTCCACCCACGTGCTCATGGGCCTCGGGATGACGAAGGTCCGGTGGTACTGCGACGCCGACGGGAACGGGCCGGCCGCCAGTACCGCCGTCGTGGAGGCGGCACTCGCCGTGGCGGCCGGGGCGTGTGACGTGGCGGTGGCCTTTCGTTCCTACACGCGCCCGAAGGCCCACGGCGCCGGCGCTGCTCCCCCGTCGATCACGCTTCCGCCGGACATCGCCTTCAAGGTGCCGTACGGCGGGGCGATGGCGAGCCAGTGGGTCGCCATGTACGCGCAGGCTCACATGCACGAGTTCGGCACGACACCAGAGCACCTGGGCACCATCGCCGTGAACACGCGCGACTTCGCGTCGAGGAACCACCGGGCGATCATGCGCGAGCCCATCACGATCGATGACTACCTCTCCTCCCCCATCGTCTCGGACCCCTTCCGGCTTCTGGACTGCGACTACCCGGTGGACGCAGCCGTGGCCGTGGTCCTCACGACACCCGAGCGCGCCGCCGACATGCCACATCGACCAGTCGCCATACGCTCGTTGTCGGTTGCCCCCGGTCCACGTCCCGACTGGGACCAGGCTCCGAGCCTCGTGGAGATGTCAGCCGCCTACGCCGCTCGCGACATGTGGGCACACGCCGGTGACATCTCGCCGGCCGATGTCGACGTCGTGGAGCTCTACGACGGCTTCACGTTCCTGGCGCTGTCCTGGTTGGAGGCGCTCGGCTTCTGTGAGCTCGGCGAGGGTGGCCCCTTCGTGGCGAGTGGAGCGACCGCGGCCGGAGGCGAGCTCCCGATGAACACGCACGGCGGAAACCTGTCGGAAGGACGCACACACGGCATGGGCCAGATCGCCGAAGCCGTGCGTCAGCTGCAGGGCCGCTGCGGCGACCGGCAGGTCGAGGGCGCGGAGGTCGCCGTCGTCAGCGGCGGCGGCGGGCCCATAGCCGGATGCCTCCTCCTCCAGTCCTAG
- a CDS encoding amidohydrolase family protein produces MDIPKIFSVDDHVLEPPHVWQERLPRHLRDRGPQLISNKDEEYWVFDGERVKPQGAEACAGRDPKDFTMGTVRRDEMRPGFYDPVARLEDMDTDGVWAQVLFPSGVPRICGKRFIDAPDHDFGLACIQVWNDWIVEEWCDAAPDRYVPLAIVPMWDAQLCAEEVRRMAAKGTRGITFSEGPHLLGFPSIHDEYWDPLWEALSETGLVACLHIGSSGQSLEPQPGGPVAPSIVMLPMYAGVAASELMFSPIFAKWPKLHFVMSEGGIGWVPYVLERAEYTWERHRFWTGAEDAPHPLDIFRKHISVCFIEDSSGIEQRDRIGVDNIMVEIDYPHTDSSWPHSREKLSLHLKDCTQDEIDRIVYENAARVFNFPVEF; encoded by the coding sequence ATGGACATCCCGAAGATCTTCAGTGTCGACGACCACGTCCTCGAGCCACCGCACGTGTGGCAGGAGCGGCTGCCCAGGCACCTGCGCGACCGCGGCCCGCAGCTCATCTCGAACAAGGACGAGGAGTACTGGGTCTTCGACGGTGAGCGCGTCAAGCCGCAGGGCGCCGAGGCGTGCGCGGGCAGGGACCCCAAGGACTTCACGATGGGGACGGTGCGTCGCGACGAGATGCGCCCCGGCTTCTACGACCCCGTGGCGCGTCTGGAAGACATGGACACCGACGGCGTATGGGCACAGGTGCTCTTTCCGTCGGGAGTTCCGCGTATCTGCGGCAAGCGGTTCATCGACGCCCCTGACCACGACTTCGGACTGGCGTGCATCCAGGTGTGGAACGACTGGATCGTGGAGGAGTGGTGCGACGCTGCGCCCGACCGGTACGTGCCCCTGGCGATCGTCCCGATGTGGGACGCGCAGCTCTGTGCCGAGGAAGTCCGCCGGATGGCGGCCAAGGGAACGAGGGGGATCACCTTCAGCGAAGGACCACACCTCCTGGGATTCCCGTCGATCCACGACGAGTACTGGGATCCGCTCTGGGAGGCGCTGAGCGAGACCGGACTCGTGGCATGTCTGCACATCGGCTCGTCGGGTCAGTCGCTCGAGCCGCAGCCGGGCGGCCCGGTCGCACCGAGCATCGTGATGCTGCCGATGTACGCCGGCGTCGCAGCCAGCGAACTGATGTTCTCGCCCATTTTTGCCAAGTGGCCGAAGCTCCACTTCGTGATGAGCGAGGGCGGAATCGGGTGGGTTCCCTATGTGCTCGAGCGGGCTGAGTACACGTGGGAGCGTCACCGCTTCTGGACCGGTGCTGAGGACGCACCCCACCCGCTCGACATATTCCGCAAGCACATCTCGGTGTGCTTCATCGAGGATTCGTCGGGCATCGAGCAGCGGGATCGAATCGGCGTCGACAACATCATGGTGGAGATCGACTATCCGCACACCGACTCGTCGTGGCCGCACAGCCGCGAGAAGTTGTCACTGCATCTCAAGGACTGCACCCAGGACGAGATCGACCGCATCGTCTACGAGAACGCGGCCCGTGTGTTCAACTTCCCCGTGGAGTTCTGA
- a CDS encoding cytochrome P450 yields the protein MTDPDLSFDPSDGALMDDPYERYAELRATCPVAPSLEPFEFVSRHADVAEALRDHKTFSVALGMRIHGQELADEEQSINEVDPPRHSRLRRLMISVFSPAAVTEVEPFVASLAERLLDDMVPAGSGDLVSGFNVPLPTRVIAHMLAIPDDDLPDFKRWSDDIVVYGPQGREAIPSLPEFNAYVDDLVARRRAADPPGDDLVSRMIHIETDGERLTPIEVRSQIRFLLLAGNETTTNLLGNVIHELLRSGLWSRLLRDRSLVPSAVEEGLRHGSPAQFVPRNCQADAQLSGIDVPAGQRVFLGLGSANRDESVWADPEEFSLDRDGDNPHLSFGLGIHMCIGAALARMEARVALDALLDRMPDLALADGFEYRRVAPMMMRGPRTLEVTW from the coding sequence ATGACCGACCCAGACCTGTCTTTCGATCCGTCCGACGGCGCGCTGATGGACGACCCCTACGAGCGGTACGCAGAGCTGCGCGCGACCTGCCCGGTGGCACCGAGTCTGGAGCCGTTCGAGTTCGTGTCGCGACACGCCGACGTTGCCGAGGCGCTGCGTGACCACAAGACGTTCTCCGTGGCTCTCGGGATGCGCATCCACGGCCAGGAGCTGGCCGACGAGGAGCAGTCGATCAACGAGGTCGACCCGCCGCGCCACAGCCGTCTCCGCCGACTGATGATCTCGGTCTTCTCGCCCGCAGCCGTCACCGAGGTGGAGCCGTTCGTCGCGTCCCTGGCAGAGCGACTGCTCGACGACATGGTGCCCGCGGGGTCGGGCGACCTCGTCTCCGGCTTCAACGTCCCTCTTCCGACGCGGGTCATCGCGCACATGCTCGCCATTCCGGACGACGACCTTCCCGACTTCAAGCGGTGGAGCGACGACATCGTCGTGTACGGGCCACAGGGCCGCGAAGCCATTCCCTCGTTGCCGGAGTTCAATGCCTACGTCGACGACCTGGTGGCACGACGGCGTGCAGCAGACCCACCCGGCGACGACCTCGTGAGTCGGATGATCCACATCGAGACCGACGGGGAACGGCTGACGCCGATCGAGGTACGTTCCCAGATCCGGTTCCTGCTCCTGGCGGGCAACGAGACGACCACGAACCTGCTCGGCAACGTGATCCACGAGTTGCTCCGCAGTGGCCTGTGGTCTCGGCTCCTACGGGATCGCTCGTTGGTCCCGAGTGCGGTGGAGGAGGGGCTCCGCCACGGATCGCCGGCACAGTTCGTTCCGCGCAACTGCCAGGCCGACGCGCAGCTCAGCGGCATCGACGTTCCGGCGGGTCAGCGGGTCTTCCTCGGTCTTGGATCAGCGAACCGGGACGAAAGCGTCTGGGCCGATCCCGAGGAGTTCTCGCTCGATCGCGACGGCGACAACCCCCACCTCTCATTCGGGCTCGGAATCCACATGTGCATCGGCGCTGCCCTCGCACGGATGGAGGCGCGGGTTGCTCTCGACGCTTTGCTCGACCGCATGCCCGACCTCGCACTGGCCGACGGGTTCGAGTACCGGCGGGTAGCGCCCATGATGATGCGCGGCCCACGCACGCTCGAGGTGACCTGGTGA